The Gilliamella apicola genome window below encodes:
- the folP gene encoding dihydropteroate synthase: MEIRFQNQIMDLSFPQVMGIVNMTPDSFSDGGNYNNLDDAMRRVDSMIQAGASFIDVGGESTRPGAAEVSVEEELDRVIPLVEKIARYFDVWISVDTSKPQVITESAKAGAHLINDIRALTEPGAIEAAAKTQLPVCIMHMQGDPKTMQNAPHYQQDIYQEVDQFFTQHINRCINAGIERQKIILDPGFGFGKTLQHNYRLLAKLKNFHHFGLPLLVGMSRKSMIGQVLNVPPQERMIGSVSCAVIAAMQGAQIIRVHDVKETFDALRIVQATLAEQV; this comes from the coding sequence ATGGAAATTCGATTTCAAAATCAGATAATGGACCTTTCATTTCCACAAGTAATGGGCATTGTTAATATGACACCTGATTCATTTTCTGATGGGGGCAATTACAATAATCTTGATGATGCTATGCGGCGAGTTGACAGTATGATTCAAGCTGGTGCCTCATTCATTGATGTAGGTGGAGAATCGACTCGTCCTGGAGCGGCTGAAGTATCTGTTGAGGAAGAATTGGATCGAGTTATACCTTTGGTTGAAAAAATTGCTCGTTATTTTGATGTTTGGATTTCAGTAGATACATCTAAACCACAAGTAATCACTGAATCTGCAAAAGCGGGAGCCCACTTAATTAATGATATTCGAGCGCTAACCGAACCTGGAGCCATCGAAGCGGCAGCAAAAACACAATTACCAGTCTGTATTATGCATATGCAAGGTGATCCTAAAACCATGCAAAATGCACCACATTATCAGCAAGACATATATCAAGAAGTGGATCAATTTTTTACTCAACATATTAACCGTTGTATAAATGCTGGAATAGAACGTCAAAAAATCATACTCGATCCAGGTTTTGGTTTTGGTAAAACTCTACAACACAACTATCGATTATTGGCTAAATTAAAAAATTTTCACCATTTCGGTTTACCGTTATTAGTTGGTATGTCACGTAAATCAATGATAGGACAAGTATTAAATGTACCACCTCAAGAACGTATGATTGGTAGTGTATCTTGTGCTGTAATTGCAGCTATGCAAGGTGCACAAATTATTCGTGTTCATGATGTAAAAGAAACCTTTGATGCACTGCGGATTGTGCAAGCAACATTAGCAGAGCAAGTATAA
- the ubiA gene encoding 4-hydroxybenzoate octaprenyltransferase has protein sequence MLAYLQLMRLDRPIGTLLLLWPTFWAIWLATRYPPVYIIVVFTLGVLVMRSAGCVVNDYADRNFDGHVDRTQNRPLARGALTEKNALWTLLILLVVALGLLLILNKLSWLIACLALLTAMVYPFMKRYTHFPQVILGIAFSWSIPMAYAATIEQFPLTCWLLCIANICWTVAYDTEYAMVDRNDDIKIGIKSTAILFGKYDKLIIGILQTIMLISLFIIGKVNQLSFLYYLSLLLALLLFIYQQWLIKDRDRTNCFKAFMNNNYIGLFIFIAIFIE, from the coding sequence ATGCTAGCTTATTTACAACTAATGCGACTCGATCGTCCAATTGGCACATTGCTATTATTATGGCCAACATTTTGGGCTATTTGGCTTGCAACACGTTATCCACCTGTTTATATCATTGTTGTATTTACTTTAGGGGTTCTGGTCATGCGCTCAGCCGGGTGTGTTGTGAATGATTACGCTGATAGGAATTTTGATGGTCATGTGGATCGTACTCAGAATCGTCCTCTGGCCCGCGGGGCATTAACTGAAAAAAACGCATTGTGGACTCTATTAATATTGTTAGTTGTGGCATTAGGTCTTTTGTTAATCTTAAACAAACTGTCATGGTTAATTGCCTGCTTGGCATTGTTAACTGCTATGGTTTATCCTTTTATGAAACGTTACACCCATTTTCCTCAAGTTATCTTAGGTATCGCCTTTAGTTGGAGCATTCCGATGGCATATGCAGCAACAATAGAACAATTCCCATTAACGTGTTGGTTACTTTGCATTGCAAATATTTGTTGGACAGTTGCTTATGATACTGAGTATGCTATGGTTGATCGTAATGATGATATAAAAATTGGCATTAAGTCTACGGCAATTCTATTTGGTAAGTATGACAAGCTAATCATTGGAATACTACAGACAATCATGCTTATTAGTTTATTTATTATTGGTAAAGTCAATCAGTTATCTTTTCTTTATTATTTGAGTTTATTGTTGGCGTTATTGTTGTTTATTTATCAACAATGGTTAATTAAAGATCGTGACAGAACAAATTGTTTTAAAGCTTTTATGAATAATAATTATATCGGGCTGTTTATATTTATCGCGATCTTTATTGAGTAA
- a CDS encoding TorD/DmsD family molecular chaperone, translating to MDNLTLVTLAKLLGAFFYYSPNSKIVKPLIDGLLHIDELVSWTDDKLIYEQCQILADQIQNPDLDFQFSLLFEGQGNMPVPPWGSVYLDQEKLLMGESQERYRQFLQQNGLTLNSGMNEPEDQFGLMLMAFALLAEKKQLSVAKQLIIDHLSIWSSIYLNRLKHNEISFFYQALAVIAEQYLQILLNNIELDLL from the coding sequence TTGGATAATTTAACTTTAGTCACTTTAGCAAAATTATTGGGTGCATTTTTCTATTATTCGCCTAATAGCAAAATAGTTAAACCACTGATTGATGGGCTACTGCATATTGATGAGTTAGTAAGCTGGACAGATGATAAATTAATTTATGAGCAGTGCCAAATATTAGCCGATCAAATACAAAACCCCGATCTTGATTTTCAGTTTTCACTGTTATTTGAAGGTCAAGGTAATATGCCTGTCCCTCCTTGGGGCTCGGTATATCTTGATCAAGAAAAGTTATTAATGGGAGAATCCCAAGAGCGTTACCGTCAATTTTTACAACAAAATGGTTTAACGCTTAATAGTGGTATGAATGAACCAGAGGATCAATTTGGGTTAATGCTAATGGCTTTTGCTCTATTAGCAGAAAAAAAACAATTATCAGTAGCAAAGCAATTAATTATTGATCATTTATCAATTTGGAGTTCAATCTATTTAAATCGCTTAAAACACAATGAAATTAGTTTTTTTTACCAAGCTTTAGCTGTGATTGCGGAACAGTATTTACAGATATTATTAAACAATATTGAACTAGATCTGTTATAA
- a CDS encoding dimethyl sulfoxide reductase anchor subunit family protein, whose translation MHELPLVFFTIFGQLSAGMVLLGNLNSLFNRSNHNTLIIEKVNLVALVFMALGMLLASFHLGKPFRALNVIFGIGRSPMSNEIFTFGVLFGVTFGCVILAYFSHLNNSNRWGFIKTLCQRINQIPHISKILALLLVILSLVFVWTIVLTYMLPTVKTWGTYYTAIQMYTAMLVLGGVMVAMLGFHRTGSIAFFIGALLILLLKLPYINLMIEIAPQLAYDQYHWVAVQCGLLLVALILIAINSWRSKKITMVYMLGFVCTLVAELCGRIAFYNLWTIPL comes from the coding sequence ATGCATGAATTACCACTGGTATTTTTTACTATATTTGGGCAACTATCTGCGGGGATGGTGCTTTTAGGCAATTTAAATTCTTTATTTAATCGATCTAATCATAATACGCTGATTATCGAAAAAGTTAATTTAGTCGCCTTAGTTTTTATGGCACTAGGTATGTTATTGGCTTCATTTCACTTAGGTAAACCTTTCCGTGCTTTAAATGTGATTTTCGGTATTGGTCGTTCACCAATGAGTAATGAGATCTTTACTTTTGGGGTATTATTTGGCGTTACCTTTGGTTGTGTCATACTTGCTTACTTTTCACACCTTAACAATTCAAATCGATGGGGATTTATTAAAACTTTATGTCAGCGCATTAATCAAATTCCACATATCAGCAAAATACTTGCTCTATTGTTGGTGATCCTAAGTTTAGTTTTTGTGTGGACAATTGTATTAACTTACATGTTGCCAACGGTTAAAACATGGGGAACTTATTACACGGCAATTCAAATGTACACTGCAATGTTGGTGTTGGGGGGAGTTATGGTAGCCATGTTAGGATTCCATCGAACGGGTAGCATTGCTTTTTTTATCGGTGCTTTGTTGATATTGTTATTAAAGCTTCCTTATATTAACTTAATGATCGAAATAGCTCCCCAGTTGGCTTATGATCAGTATCATTGGGTTGCAGTTCAGTGTGGTTTACTGTTGGTTGCATTGATTTTGATTGCCATAAATAGTTGGCGTAGCAAAAAAATAACGATGGTTTATATGCTTGGTTTTGTATGCACTTTAGTTGCTGAACTTTGTGGACGCATTGCTTTTTATAATTTATGGACGATACCGTTATAA
- a CDS encoding DMSO/selenate family reductase complex B subunit — protein sequence MQYGFYINSSKCTGCKTCQLSCKDEKDNSLGIHFRRVYEYGGGDWQQVDGLWQNNTFTYYLSISCNHCEQPTCVQGCPTGAMHKREQDGLVVVNQDICIGCRYCEMRCPYGAPQYDQQKKVMSKCDGCYERVAEGLKPVCVESCPQHALDFDEIGKLREQYGDERNIAPLPNSQLTKPNIVIKPHAQAKASGDTLGKVLNPEEV from the coding sequence ATGCAATATGGATTCTATATTAACTCTTCTAAGTGTACGGGCTGTAAAACCTGTCAATTGAGCTGTAAAGATGAAAAAGATAACTCTTTAGGTATCCATTTTCGTCGTGTTTATGAATATGGCGGTGGTGATTGGCAGCAAGTTGATGGTCTTTGGCAAAATAATACTTTTACTTACTATTTGTCGATTTCTTGCAATCATTGTGAACAACCCACTTGTGTTCAAGGATGCCCAACAGGTGCAATGCATAAGCGTGAACAAGATGGCTTAGTTGTGGTGAATCAAGATATTTGTATTGGTTGTCGATACTGTGAAATGCGTTGTCCTTATGGTGCACCACAATATGATCAGCAAAAAAAAGTTATGTCTAAATGTGATGGATGTTATGAGCGTGTAGCGGAAGGATTAAAGCCTGTATGTGTGGAATCATGTCCGCAACACGCTTTAGATTTTGATGAAATTGGTAAGTTGCGTGAGCAATATGGTGATGAACGTAATATTGCACCATTACCAAATTCACAATTGACTAAACCCAATATTGTTATAAAACCACATGCACAGGCCAAAGCATCCGGTGATACACTTGGTAAAGTGCTTAATCCGGAGGAGGTCTAA
- a CDS encoding DMSO/selenate family reductase complex A subunit, translated as MSKSQNNKISRRGFLQRSIAIGSIAALASNMQIPFSYAESDKNANNSEIPPNPTNQEKIFYSACLVNCGSRCPLKVHVKNDIITKISAEDGINDPVFGQHQIRPCLRGRSVRWRTYDPDRLKYPMLRVGKRGEGKFKRISWEEAINLLADKLKYTIDKYGNEAIYYQYGTGTTGANIPGRNACKRFLNTIGGFLNYHGDYSSGQITAIQPYIYGNAKESLLDQIKHSDLVVMFGQNIAETRMSGGGQVTELFNALSQSKARVIIIDPRRSESVVGYDAEWIPIIPGTDAALVAAIGYALLEEDRIDDEMLNRYCVGWNADSLPDTAPPFSDFKSYILGLGDDRTPKTPEWAAHITGIPANQIRKLAIDIVNAKAAWISQGWGPQRWQNGEHTTRAIMILPIITGQFGKLGTNIGTWGGSVTYSVPSLSLVNPIKTSIPFFLWTKAIDEPYSMTAKNSYIKNKDKLDVGIKFIWSYASNVIGNQHADLNRTHQILQDESKCEFILVWDTHMTASAKYADLLLPDVSSVESNDLINNSYASGAYHYIIRMQRAIKPLWENRSSYDVLTDLSEKMGVKDKFTQGRTQDEWIEYCYEKLRKQEPNLPSFDETDGMGVIDRKLANSDNQVALQTFRDDPVKNPLNTPSGKIELYSEALAKIANEWEFDEDDKLYPIPAYLPAIEGSEDKQQKQKYPLQLIGFHIKGHCHSSYSNLPQLREAVASSIWINPFDAASRQIRHGQLVEVYNDRGRLYIPAKVTPRILPGVIAIPQGLWAKTNAAGIDIGGCVNRLTSMRPSVLAKSNPQHTNLVEIKPLAAMSTAS; from the coding sequence ATGAGCAAGTCACAAAATAATAAAATTAGTCGACGTGGTTTTTTACAAAGATCGATAGCAATTGGAAGTATTGCTGCATTAGCAAGTAATATGCAAATACCTTTTTCTTATGCTGAATCGGATAAGAATGCCAATAATAGTGAAATTCCTCCTAATCCTACTAACCAAGAAAAAATCTTTTATAGCGCCTGTTTAGTCAACTGTGGAAGTCGTTGCCCTCTAAAAGTTCATGTTAAAAACGATATCATCACTAAAATTTCTGCTGAAGATGGTATTAATGATCCTGTTTTTGGTCAGCATCAAATTCGCCCTTGTTTGCGAGGTCGATCTGTTCGCTGGCGAACTTATGATCCTGACCGTTTAAAATATCCAATGCTACGAGTTGGTAAACGCGGTGAAGGTAAATTTAAGCGAATTTCATGGGAAGAGGCAATTAATTTATTAGCTGATAAACTCAAATATACTATTGATAAGTATGGCAATGAGGCTATTTATTATCAATATGGTACAGGTACTACTGGTGCAAACATCCCTGGACGTAACGCCTGTAAGCGGTTTTTAAATACTATTGGTGGTTTTTTGAATTACCATGGTGATTATTCAAGCGGACAAATAACTGCAATTCAACCTTATATTTATGGTAATGCTAAAGAATCTTTGTTAGACCAAATAAAACATTCTGATTTGGTTGTGATGTTTGGTCAAAATATTGCCGAAACTCGAATGTCGGGTGGTGGACAAGTTACAGAGTTATTTAATGCTTTATCACAAAGTAAGGCAAGAGTCATCATTATCGATCCACGACGTAGTGAAAGTGTAGTTGGTTATGATGCTGAATGGATCCCAATCATTCCCGGTACTGATGCCGCTTTAGTTGCCGCAATTGGATATGCTTTACTTGAAGAAGATCGGATTGATGATGAAATGCTCAATCGGTACTGTGTGGGTTGGAACGCAGACTCATTGCCTGATACTGCACCTCCTTTTAGCGATTTTAAATCTTATATTCTTGGTTTAGGAGATGATAGAACACCGAAAACACCTGAATGGGCAGCTCATATAACTGGAATTCCAGCAAATCAAATTCGAAAATTGGCGATCGACATTGTTAATGCTAAGGCTGCATGGATTTCCCAAGGTTGGGGACCACAACGTTGGCAAAATGGTGAACATACTACAAGAGCGATCATGATATTACCAATTATCACTGGTCAGTTTGGTAAGCTTGGAACCAATATAGGAACTTGGGGTGGTAGTGTGACTTATTCAGTTCCAAGTTTAAGTCTGGTTAACCCAATTAAAACCAGTATTCCATTCTTTTTATGGACTAAAGCCATTGATGAACCATATAGCATGACTGCTAAAAATTCTTATATAAAAAATAAGGATAAATTAGATGTTGGTATTAAATTTATTTGGAGTTATGCAAGTAATGTCATTGGTAATCAGCATGCTGATCTCAATCGAACTCACCAAATTTTACAAGATGAATCAAAATGCGAATTTATTTTAGTTTGGGACACGCATATGACCGCATCGGCTAAATATGCTGATTTACTATTACCAGATGTATCATCGGTCGAAAGTAATGATCTGATTAACAATTCTTATGCATCAGGTGCTTATCATTATATTATTCGTATGCAACGAGCAATTAAGCCTCTTTGGGAAAATCGTTCGTCATATGATGTGTTAACTGATTTATCTGAAAAGATGGGGGTAAAAGATAAATTCACACAAGGTCGTACTCAAGATGAGTGGATAGAGTACTGCTATGAAAAACTCCGCAAACAAGAGCCCAATTTACCTAGTTTTGATGAAACTGACGGTATGGGAGTCATTGATCGTAAGTTAGCTAATAGTGATAACCAGGTCGCTTTACAAACATTCAGAGATGATCCTGTTAAAAATCCATTAAATACGCCATCAGGAAAAATTGAACTTTATTCTGAAGCATTGGCTAAAATTGCCAATGAATGGGAGTTTGATGAAGATGATAAACTTTATCCAATTCCAGCTTATTTACCTGCTATTGAAGGTAGTGAAGATAAGCAACAGAAACAAAAATATCCATTACAATTAATTGGTTTTCATATTAAAGGTCATTGTCATTCAAGTTACAGTAATCTACCGCAATTACGAGAAGCTGTGGCGAGCAGTATTTGGATTAATCCATTTGATGCTGCGTCAAGACAGATTAGGCATGGACAGTTAGTTGAGGTTTATAACGATCGTGGTCGATTGTATATTCCTGCTAAAGTTACACCACGTATATTGCCTGGTGTTATTGCGATCCCTCAAGGTTTGTGGGCAAAAACTAATGCAGCAGGGATTGATATTGGTGGTTGTGTTAATCGCCTAACTTCAATGCGCCCATCCGTTCTGGCTAAGTCCAATCCACAACATACTAATTTGGTTGAAATTAAACCATTAGCAGCTATGTCAACGGCATCGTAA
- the parE gene encoding DNA topoisomerase IV subunit B — protein MSQSTYNAVDIEVLKGLDPVRHRPGMYTDTARPNHLGQEVIDNSVDEAIAGHARQVKVTLYEDNSLEVIDDGRGMPVDIHPEEGVPAIELLLCRLHAGGKFSNKNYQFSGGLHGVGISVVNALSKRVEVTVNRDGQVYQIAFENGDKVEDLHVIGTCGRRNTGTKVRFWPDEKYFDSPRFSVPRLTHLLKAKAVLCPGLEIIFKDKINNTEQRWCYQDGLKDYLMESVSGYTLLPEDPFTGSHTGETEAVEWALLWLPEGGELLTESYVNLIPTVQGGTHVNGLRQGLLDAMREFCEFRNLLPRGLKLTADDIWERCAYVLSVKMQEPQFAGQTKERLSSRQSAAFVSAIVKDAFSLWLNQNVQIAESLAEMVITSAQKRLRASKKVIRKKLTSGPALPGKLADCSSQDLSRTELFLVEGDSAGGSAKQARDREYQAIMPLKGKILNTWEVSSDEVLGSQEIHDISVAIGIDPDSDDLSQLRYGKICILADADSDGLHIATLLCALFVRHFRVMVEQGHVFVAMPPLYRIDLGKEVHYALDEEEKEGILDQLKRKKGKPNVQRFKGLGEMNPLQLRETTMDPNTRRLVQLSLDNTEETMALMDMLLAKKRSEDRREWLQEKGDQVELDV, from the coding sequence ATGTCACAATCTACTTATAATGCCGTCGATATTGAAGTATTAAAGGGACTCGATCCAGTCCGACATCGCCCAGGGATGTATACTGACACAGCTCGCCCAAATCATTTAGGGCAAGAAGTCATTGATAACAGTGTCGATGAAGCTATTGCGGGACATGCTCGTCAAGTGAAAGTCACCCTTTATGAAGATAATTCTCTTGAGGTCATTGATGATGGACGAGGAATGCCGGTTGATATTCATCCTGAAGAAGGGGTGCCAGCCATTGAGCTACTACTTTGCCGTTTACATGCCGGAGGTAAATTCTCGAACAAAAATTATCAGTTCTCTGGTGGTTTGCATGGTGTAGGTATTTCCGTGGTTAATGCTTTATCCAAACGGGTAGAAGTTACTGTTAATCGCGATGGACAAGTGTATCAAATTGCTTTTGAAAATGGTGATAAAGTTGAAGATTTACATGTAATAGGTACATGTGGTCGTCGTAACACGGGTACTAAAGTACGTTTTTGGCCAGATGAAAAGTATTTTGATTCACCTCGATTTTCAGTGCCCCGCTTAACTCATTTGCTTAAAGCGAAAGCGGTACTCTGTCCAGGTCTGGAAATTATTTTCAAAGACAAAATTAACAATACTGAACAACGCTGGTGTTATCAAGATGGCTTAAAAGATTATTTAATGGAGTCTGTTAGTGGTTACACACTTTTACCTGAAGATCCATTTACCGGTAGCCACACGGGTGAAACAGAAGCTGTCGAATGGGCTTTGCTTTGGTTACCAGAAGGTGGCGAACTTTTAACAGAAAGTTATGTTAACTTAATTCCAACCGTACAAGGTGGCACGCATGTTAATGGTTTGCGCCAAGGATTGCTTGATGCCATGCGGGAATTTTGTGAATTTCGAAATTTATTACCGCGCGGTTTAAAACTTACGGCTGATGATATTTGGGAACGTTGTGCATATGTATTATCAGTAAAAATGCAAGAACCACAGTTTGCTGGGCAAACCAAAGAGCGGCTATCATCAAGACAAAGTGCAGCATTTGTATCTGCGATTGTTAAAGATGCATTTAGTTTATGGTTAAACCAAAATGTACAGATCGCTGAATCATTAGCAGAAATGGTAATTACCAGTGCACAAAAACGTTTAAGAGCATCAAAGAAAGTTATTCGTAAAAAGCTCACGAGTGGTCCAGCTCTGCCAGGTAAATTGGCAGATTGTTCGTCACAAGATTTAAGTCGTACAGAACTATTTTTAGTCGAAGGGGATTCTGCGGGAGGATCCGCTAAACAGGCGCGAGATCGTGAATATCAAGCAATCATGCCTTTAAAAGGTAAAATTTTAAATACTTGGGAAGTTTCATCTGACGAAGTCTTAGGTTCACAAGAGATCCATGACATTTCAGTGGCTATTGGCATCGACCCAGATAGTGATGACCTAAGCCAATTACGTTATGGTAAAATCTGTATTTTAGCTGATGCTGACTCAGACGGATTGCATATTGCCACTTTGCTTTGTGCGCTATTTGTTCGTCATTTTCGTGTTATGGTTGAACAAGGACATGTCTTTGTGGCAATGCCACCGCTTTATCGCATCGATCTAGGCAAAGAAGTACATTACGCTTTAGATGAAGAAGAAAAAGAAGGTATCTTAGATCAACTAAAACGCAAAAAAGGCAAACCGAACGTACAACGTTTCAAAGGACTGGGTGAAATGAACCCATTACAACTCCGTGAAACAACAATGGATCCTAATACTCGCCGATTAGTTCAGTTATCACTTGATAATACAGAAGAAACCATGGCATTAATGGATATGCTACTAGCCAAAAAACGTTCAGAAGATCGCCGTGAATGGTTACAAGAAAAAGGTGATCAAGTCGAACTTGATGTCTAA